Within the Maniola hyperantus chromosome 7, iAphHyp1.2, whole genome shotgun sequence genome, the region TATTTTCCGGCTTGCATTGCTCTCCAGTATGGCGGGGATAGAGCCCCTGCACAGTTCTATTTGTATTTGCTGGTGTAGGTCCTCACGTATTCTGCTGTGCTGCGGACAGTCGATGAGTAGATGTAAAATCGACTCATCGACAGTCTCATCGCAGACACAGCCAGGACCCTCCTTGCACTTGAACCTGTGCAGGTACTCCGAAAACCCGCCATGCCCACTGAACACTTGAACAAGAGCTGGTGTTAGTGTTAACCTGCGCAAGATGGCATTAGCTCCTTCCACTGTTGGGAAGAACGACTTGGTGACTGCAGCCTTTTCAGTTATTTCATATCTATGTTGCcaaattttcacggtttcgtATCTGATATGTCTTTTGACAAAGGATATAGGGCACGCGTCGTAGTCGGGGGCTGTCTTTTTAGTTATTGCTGCTTCTTTAGCTAACTGGTCGGCTCTTTCATTGCCCTCGACCCCGACGTGAGCCCTAATCCAGAAGAGtctgattattttttgtttatcttttaattttttcaaattttgtcTAATTTCGAATGCCAATGGGTGAtaagattttaaattttgaatagtTTCCAAAGATGATTTTGAGTCACTGTAAATGTTTATCTGCTTATCTTTACATTTTATAGCAACATCGGTGGCTCGGTACAGCGCATACATTTCGGCCTGGTATACTGAGCAGTACGATTCCAAGAGGAATTTCTTTTTTCCGGTTTCTATACCATCTCTCCAGTACACCAGAGCTGCGCCGACCTTGCCGCCGATCTTGCTACCATCCGTGAATATTTGCAGCCCTTCCCGGTCGCTCTTCCCAACAGAGGGATCCGATATGTCCTCTAGTTTAGCGTAGTTAATGCCTATCTCTTGCGCAGGGTGGAGAGCATCCAAAAAACACTTCTTTGTCTCTACCAATCTGTCTCCTAACACATCTTGTTGTTTTCCTCTCTTTGCTCTATACAGTCTTGCTGCTTCTTGCACCCTTAGATCTAGAGGAAGTAGCCTGGCCAGGGCTAGAGCCGCGGGAAGTGACACTGTTCTatatgattttatgattttttgagCGAACCCTCTTTGCACGGCATTGAGGTGCTTCTGAATGGTCAGCTTCTGCGCGGCTGTAGCCCAGACGCTTGCTGCATAGAGCACTATGGGCTCTATTACCGAGACGTAGATCGTCCTGATGATCTCCGATCTCAGTCCCCAGTTTATTTTGGCTGATCTAGACAGAGGCTTGTAAATATTTAGCACTTTTGTGCAAATATATTTAACATGGCTGTTAAATGTCAACTTTCTGTCTATGATCAGCCCTAggatttttatttgttcttcCAGGCCAATCATTGCACCCGCCATGTGTATGCGTGGGGtgtcatattttaatttcttagttATGACCATTGCGCTGGTTTTGTGCGgtgcaaattttaatttgttttgcactCCCCACTCATACACATAGTCCAGGACCCGATCAGCCTGCTCTTCTATTTTTGGGACTGAGTGTCCGGAGAACACCAGAACGACATCGTCGGCGAACGCCTGGCAATATACGCCTCTCTCTTCGATTCCGTTGATCAAAGGATCCAGGAGTTCCCAGGAGAATCCCTGCTTGTTAGAAAGAGAAAAACATCTACAGTTTTATTAGCGTAACGTTTCACGAAAAACAAATTTCACCTTCCGTGAAAACCAATCTAGGAAATATCGGCGCTATTGATCTTGATCATAATGTTCGTGGTTTTGATGTAGAGAACAATGGTGTGtgcaaaaattgaaaaatcactttccgtgaaaaatcgcatgtgaaatcactgtgaagaaaaaaataatttcatcaaatgaaaataatttaaattagcaATCTTGCCCATCGCTAGTCTAGAGGCACAGGCGTTGCTCCGGTTCCAATGTTCTGTATTCTGTGTTTGCGCTTTTTATTTGAGCGTCCTCTTCGCACCTCCGCTCCGCCCCGCTCCGCCCCGC harbors:
- the LOC138402613 gene encoding uncharacterized protein, producing MVRYAALRCGVVRYAVVRCDAMRCDAMRCGAVRCSVVWCGALKCGSVRCSAVHCAALRCSTRSGFSWELLDPLINGIEERGVYCQAFADDVVLVFSGHSVPKIEEQADRVLDYVYEWGVQNKLKFAPHKTSAMVITKKLKYDTPRIHMAGAMIGLEEQIKILGLIIDRKLTFNSHVKYICTKVLNIYKPLSRSAKINWGLRSEIIRTIYVSVIEPIVLYAASVWATAAQKLTIQKHLNAVQRGFAQKIIKSYRTVSLPAALALARLLPLDLRVQEAARLYRAKRGKQQDVLGDRLVETKKCFLDALHPAQEIGINYAKLEDISDPSVGKSDREGLQIFTDGSKIGGKVGAALVYWRDGIETGKKKFLLESYCSVYQAEMYALYRATDVAIKCKDKQINIYSDSKSSLETIQNLKSYHPLAFEIRQNLKKLKDKQKIIRLFWIRAHVGVEGNERADQLAKEAAITKKTAPDYDACPISFVKRHIRYETVKIWQHRYEITEKAAVTKSFFPTVEGANAILRRLTLTPALVQVFSGHGGFSEYLHRFKCKEGPGCVCDETVDESILHLLIDCPQHSRIREDLHQQIQIELCRGSIPAILESNVLPGQCLRRTHSASRRASPSPSPSPSGNESSHQSPIVSVIAGASNHRQPLTVPPAAWWSLPPVQARLRRRSHAAPTPNGTKPAPN